The genomic region GCAATTCCTTTATGCCTGTGTCCTGTAGCAAAGAGGATTTGGGAAGCAAGTTGctcccttttctactgctagaacTCAACCCTGAGCTGTTATTGATGGCAAGAAAGGCACAGTACAAGTGTGTCAATAAGTTTtagccaataaaataaaaatgcattcgCTGATAAGGTTTTAGAAAGTAGCTAAGCCTCAGAAAAGTTCCCAGAAGGAGTTGGCGTAGGAACTGGCCCCCAGATGAGTTGGTGGGATCTATGAAATGCGTTTTTACAAAGCAGGTACTTGGAGGACAGATAATACTGTGAGCCAGTGTAGTGGTTGTGCGTGGAACAGTTTACCCTACTCGATCATCTCTCATTCGatgtgggaaggggaggaaactTTCACTGCATTCCCTTTATCACAGACTTTTAACCCCAAAAGATGTCATATGCATGTTAAAATTGACCTTTATATTTGTCAATTATATTTAAATATGTGGCAAAGTCTCCCTGGATCGCTTTTATGTCATTCAGTTGTGTGCTTTTAAATGCAGCCAGAAAAGGAAGTCATTGTGTTAGAAGAAAGTGCAGGACTGATTTAAGACAGAAATAACCTGCTAGAATAGAAAACGGCGAGCAAATTGGCAAGAGTTTGAGCCCTACGATTCTGACCTTTTATGCTCAGTGACAAGAGTGTCCTTGCTTGTTTAATCTGTCTTTGACTTCACAATTGCTCGGTACTTAATTGGAATTTGTACATATATGTTGTCTGTGCTAACTGTGCTGCATGCTTGTGCACCGGTTGCGTTTAGAGCCGCAAAGTTGGACAAATTGAGGTGCAGCAGGTAAACAATGTCCATCATTTGTCACAAGAACACGTCAGTTTTTATTGGCCCCCATAACAGCTCTAGCAGGCATCCATGTAAATCCATGGGCAAATAACTCTAGATTCTCTCTGGAAGAGATGATGTTAAGCAGCCAGTACATCAGAAATGTAAATTGCAGGTGTATTTTATTCCTGGGCACAAAACACCCTCTCAACTTAATTTTAATATTTAGGAATGTGATGTTATTTCCCCTCTGCCCCGTTTGGTGCTGAAAAATTCAGATCTCTAAAAATTTGAAATACTTTTCAGGCGCCTGCTTATGTTTGTCTATATTGGTTTGCACTTGtgctaaatccccccccccccaggaattaTTTGCAAAGAATAGAAAACTTGAAATCTTTCTATGTTAATGCACAAAACATTTTCAGGGTTTAGACATTCAGCAGGCTACAACTTTATCCATCTGGTTTGGCAgcccacaaataaataaataaataaataaataaataaataaataaataaataaataaataaataaataaataaataaataaataaataaataaataaataaataaataaataaatatacacacacacacacatttatatatatataaatatataaatatattaaaaaaactgTGGGAGTAAACAGTAGTATCGAACTGTATGTTTCCTCCATAGGTTTGAAAATAGAAATTAACAGGATTCTGTGAAAGTTTTCTAGTCTTCATAATAGTTATTTTTGGGGGGAAGGCCAATATTTGCATCTTTTTGGAGTTGCACGTACATTGAACATGGCGCTTGTGGCTCCAGAATGGGGGCAAATAATGCCCTAAGGCCATTTGGGTTCAGgaagatgggggaggggctggagcccaTTTCCCTCCTTGCCTTGCATTCCCTGCCGCACTTTAAACACTTGTTCCTTGTAACCGCCATCTTTCCGTGGGGAAACCGAGTCCTGACCCAACTCCTTAAAAAAATGTCACGTCTAGCTTGAACCTGTGAGAAGCTGCGGCATTCTTCTAAAGCGTTAGGATCCAGAAAGAAAGGAGCGCAAAGCTTGTTTTGAAATGtgctgtggattttttttaaataaccaaaTTGTGAACTTGAAGGGCCAGCTGgcttgtttttgtgtgtgttttagagAATTATCCTTGCTAGGGTCGGCTGCCCTACTTGATTGGGAAATCCAGTGGACAGGACATCGCTGAAATTTTTATGGATATGAAATGTCTTGCATTCTACCTTCTTTTGCAGAAGggttacttgtgtgtgtgtttgtgtgtgtatttgtgtccTTAAAAAGTGTGTGCTTTGGACTTGTATATGTGCAACACGAGAGATTGCCTTCTACGGAATCAGACTTTTGGTCCATCAAAATTAGTGTTGGGCTATTCAATTGGTCACTGGTTTTTCAGGGCCTCGGGGAGAGTTCTTTGACATTACGTATCATCTGAGCCTTTTAAACTTGAGATACCAAAGACTGAACCTTAGTccgtctgcatgccaagcagattctaACACTGAGCTTGGCCTCTCCAAAGTAAAGTGGCACTTTACTGCTTAAGTGTTAGAAGGAGGTAATTGCTGCTTTCATGTCTAGGCAGCTGGAATCCTGCCTACAAACTGTAGTCACTCAACAGAAGCAAGCGGGAATCTCCCAGAGAATAATAAACTACCTACGAGTATAATTGTGGAGTTGGGTACAAACTGCCTTAGAGTACAGCTGATTGCTCCCTGGAGTGAAagtttgaaaaaaatgcaaagtaTGTACAAGCCCTTAGATCAAAATATGCAgaaattgcattttttttaaaaaaatcctcataGTGCAAACTGTTTAAACACCAGTGTTGTCTACTTGTGTGCAGTTTTATGCAAGTTGTACCAAATATTTGTGAAATATGCCAAATGATTGTCATAACACAAGTCCCAGGAGTTACTTTACCTTGTCAAATACTTGTGTCGCTTATTAATTTTTCCCCCAAATAATGCTGTGTGTTCTTTCCCCACACCACAGTCATAGCATAATTGAAATGTGCTTAATACTGAAAATGAGTTGGTTtgacttttgttttctttccccctttgcaGCTTGTCCTTCCCGAGTATCTCATCCACGCGTTCTTCTGTGTTATGTTTCTGTGTGCGACAGAGTGGCTTACGCTGAGTCTCAATATGCCATTGTTGGGTTATCATATTTGGAGGTAACACTGGCTGTAGTTTGGTATCACTTTACTCACGGAAAAACCAACTTGTGTGCTGTCCCGTTGGTTCGCTTTAGAAACTAAAAATATGGAGAGACTAGATCAGAGATAGTCTTGGGGCTTTTTCGTTAAACACACACCTTCTTTAGAGCAAAGGGTGCTGTAGCTAGGCCTTTCTGTTCATGATATGTGCATATATTGCAGTTGTGCGTCTGACGTGGAAATTCAGTACTAGGAATCCCAGCTTTCATTCACACGGATGTTTCTATCTCTCATTGTTCTTGAGAGCCAGGGAGGGATGAAAGCTCTGTCCTCTATGACTCTGTCTCTTTTGCAgagtattggggtgggggggagtggtcTCACCTGGACAGCCTCAGGCCAAGAGTCCACCTGGCCATTCAGCCGGCAACTGTGGCTAATCGGGTGCTCTAGGAAGTCCACAAGTGATCACAGAGAAAAAAATAAGCGTCAGTTGGTTTCACTTTAAACAAAATCTCACGCATAACAAAAGCAAATTAAGAGCAAAAGAGTGGAGTCCATTGGTTGCTGCTTCATTGATGGATAACTGAAGAAAGAGTGCTGCTCACAATCTTGTGGTGGCCTCCATAAGTAATCAGTAAATGAAAAatcagtgatccagaggagttagccgtgttagtctgtggtagcaaaatcaaaaagagtccagtagcacctttaagactaaccaattttattatagcataagctttcgaggatcaagttctcttcatcagatgcatggtacataaactgggcagatacagaactGCTTTTGCCTTTGCTCAGTTCACACTTTTTGATTATTTATCCGTTTAAGGTGCTGTTAGCCTGGCTTTCTCCTAAAAGCAGAGTCCTTGATAAGAGAGATACCATGCTTACTCTACAAAAGTAACCGAGGCTGATTAGGCTGCGGCTCTATTTGTACAGCAGCTGGGCAGAGatttgctgatttttcaggaatgCAATTGCATTCTTTCACTTATTCCCTGAATCATGCAATGTTAATGCCTCGGTGTAACACTTGTACTTAACAAACTGTGATGGAACACGTGCAACTCCTCCGTACAGTTTTACTTGCCGTTCCTTGTATTTGTTTTCTGATATTTGAATGGAAACTTCTTGTTCtggaattcttttaaaaatgcaaattcacTATTCCAGGTACATGAGCAGGCCTGTGATGAGTGGACCTGGACTGTATGACCCTACAACCATCATGAATGCAGATATTTTAGCATATTGCCAGAAGGAGGGGTGGTGCAAACTAGCATTTTACCTTCTATCCTTTTTTTACTACCTATATGGGTAAGTCACCgattttatctttatttattgCCGTCCTTAATTACGTCTTTTCAAGatctcaaggtggtttacagtttttaaaaaaatgactgaaTAAAAGCATTTGTGTATCGTTTATCAGTGTTTAGTTTGAGCAACTTAAGAtactggatcctaccagcttttttcactggaggaagaaaaaaaaaaggacggGTCCCTTTTGACCCACAGAAAGATTTATTATGGGGCTCAAGGACAAATAGCCATGTGGGGCAAGACTGTAGTGAAAGTGGAGAATCAGGCGATAATTAGTCCTTCTGTGTCAGTGGTAAAGCTGATAGGATCCAactgattaaataaataataatgaaagaTTCATAGAGAATTTATATGCAGCCTTTCCAGAGATCTGCTCAAGGCTGCTCACAAGTAAGAACAATACTATAACATTGTAAAGAAACTCATAAACCTAGCAATATGAAAACCAAGACGGACATAAAAACATCCGTTGAGCAGCCTAAACAATAGCTAAAACAGTTCTCAGGCTacaagcagaccataaaacagctaaaaaagaTGAAAAACTCCAAGCCTAGGTACAACATAACTCCTCCAACAGGCTGTGGGGAAAATCCAAAGGCCAAGAGCTGCTTCTTTCTTGCCTCTGGCAAGCTTGTTTGTTTAATAGTAAAAGAATCTTCCTGGGAGCTTCTGAGCAAAAGCTTCTTCCTGTCAGTTAGATCCAGGTTGTATTTAAAATCTTGTACCAGTATTTCATTTGGGGTGAGAGGATAGGGGAAGAGTCCCATAATTGGAGCATCACAGCCAAGAAGGCCTTACTCAGTCTACACGAACcgggtattttttttaatcaaccaGGGCCCAGAGGAAGGCTGGTCTTTTCCATTCTGCTGCCACTTGCTGACTTCCTGTGTGGAGAACAAGCATGTTttatccaaagtttttttttaaaatggtccatCTATGGCAGTTGCTTCTTAAGTTATCTTAAGTTAACAGTTTGCTTTGGGGTATGAATAAATTAGGATGCACAAATTTTAAAGTTCAATGCACCGTTCCTGTTTGAAAGTATAGGGggggaaatcttttaaaaagttgtgttgTCATTTGagatttgatatttatttatttaatcgcatttctagaccgccctccccgtcagacgggctcagggcggtttaacaacagcttaagacaataaaaacatttaaaaaacattaaaacatcatatcaaacaattaaaattggcgggtataaaatattaaaatacagcatttttatATTAAAATTATTCCCATCTACAAAGATGTGCAGAAGACTGGCCGAAGGataacgggggcgggggggatgacCAAGAACAATCCTCCAGATACTACATGGCTGTTGCTGGACATATACATGTAATTATGTGTATCTAGTATGTAAAATTAACAGTGCGCAACTACAACAGTCGCATCCTTTGCAATGTGGTGGGGTCTCCTGAACAAAAATGTTGGCagtgcaaaaaggagggggacgTTAAAGACGAGCAGTCACGTTCTGAGCCCAGAGGGAGGAACATGAGATGGAGCAAGGCTTACACAAGGGATGCCAAGTTCCTTGTGCACAGATATGTGTGCCAGAAGTCTTTGGCCCTATCCTAGCTCCCTAAACACTGGTGAACCGGGGGAGGAGATGAAAGAGTTCCATGGCTCAGTAATTCTATGAATACCACCGAATACCACCGAATAAACGTTTTTactgttctctctttttttccccaacagCATGATTTATGTGTTGGTGAGCTCTTAAAAAAATGATGCCCAGCGGACTTGGTTCCAGCGAAGCGCATGCAGAAAAGCCACAAGATGCAGGATTATTTTCCAAGAAGAATCTTGTTATCAAGATTTAAAAGGGGAATTAGAGGATCACAGTTGTGATGGGGGAAAATAACCAattccctttctccctccctccttccttcctcaaaaACACGTCTACACTTTAATACTCATGGAaagactgtttttttttaaatgctggaatgtttaaaattacaaaaattaCATAAATTAATGTAAAGCAGCTGCCCCTGGCGTTGAGTAGTTTTGACCCTACAGTCCATAAGGAACAGCCGTACCTTCAAAATAATTGTTCATTTTGCTGtccttgtttatttttgttttctggaCTTTTACAGTGGCCCGTTTTGGTTATGGACTTCCGTCTAGTTGTAGGCGCCAGTGCTTCTGATGAACGTAATGCTTTTCTGTATGTTCTCTCTTAGGTAACGTCTGTGTGTCTTATAGATGAATACATTACAACTGCAGGAAAAATTGTagttcaggattttttaaaactctttggATATTGTCTCCCTATAAAGCACATGGCTCAGACTTTTCCATATTTACAAGACAGTGTACCTCTGGGTAGTAGAAGATTTCTGACAAGGGGAGGTCTGACGCTCGAAAGCTCAGACccaggaaatccagttggtcttcaaggtgctactggccctGAATCTTGCTCCTCTGTAAAAGTAGTACGCTCTGACAgcgcttttcaatttttttgtttaaGGGGAAAGATGTGCTGCAGTCTCAAAACTTCCATCCAACCTGGATCAAATGCACTGGATCAAATGCAGTAATAAAAATAGCTTTGTGAGTTTGCTGGTAGCAGTGCAGGCGTGTTGAGGCCCTGGGCAAATACTCCTGTTGTTCCCTAGTGCAACGCAATAAAAACCTCCACGTCAATGAAGTTTACCTTCTTCTCCTGCTCAGCCTCTTCAAAGTGTTACGAAACTGCTGGTCTTAGTCCGTGGCTATTAGGCCGGGCTATTCTAATTGTAAAGCGAACAGGCCCTTTGCAAACACAGCCCCGTATGCCGTAGAGCGCAGAAGTGAGCAGGACGTTGACTACTGTCTTCCAAGGATCGCGGGCCACCTTTTCATTGCCTAGGTAGCACCTGCTGGCagtttggatttttttcaaagcatgaggctgatccagcaaggcacttGATTTAATCTTAAGGGTGCAggctaagagctaaactacaagagatgaattacacgaggatgtgcatgtgaagggagtcacaatgttagccaggaagccgagttttaaaagacaggtcgcaaggttctgtcaatttcccctctctacagagccagcaaagatcgctcctcagagggttagtttatttcctcttggcctcctaaaaggggaggtgaaacatagtcttcaggaggcaaagaggaaattagcaaaccctctgaggagctctttgctggttctgtagaggggaaattgacaaagccttccaatctcttttaaaactcagtttcccagctaacgttgcaacTTCCTTCACGTGTgtctcctcgtgtaatttgtctcttgtagcttagctctaagagtctctgtacacaagacctcttacatgaggatgctcaagtgaagggagacgcagtgttagctgTGAAGAGTTTTAATGTCAATGTCACCTCTCTAGAGCAGGTAATGATCGCTCCTCCCCAAGAGGAATTGACAGGcaaaattgacaaagtcttcgggggagggggagaggagcgatctttgccagctctgtagggaggtgaaattgacatctatctttttaaactactcttcccggctagcattgcatcaccctacacttgagtgttctcatgtaggatgtctcgtgtagagagactcaggatTGCTTGCTATAGATCAGCCGTACTTTGGCTAATCCttagtatattgtcgaaggctttcacggacggagaacgatggttgttgtggattttccgggctgtatagccgtggtcttggcattgtagttcctgacgtttcgccagcagctgtggctggcatcttcagaggtgtagtaccaaaagacagagatctctcagtgtcacagtgtggaaaagatgttggcaggtaatttatatctactcaggaaggtgggtttgggctgagtcatcctgtaggactttcccagggtgtggaatgctaatggagggaggcgtcactgtatccatTGTGACGCTTCCCTCCATTAGGATACAGTGATGCCTCCCTtcattagcattctacaccctgggaaactcctacaggatgactcagcccaaacccactttcctgagtagatataaatgacctgccaacatcttttccacactgtgacactgagagatctctgtcctttggtactacacctctgaagatgccagccacagctgctggcgaaacgtcaggaactacaatgccaagaccacggctatacagcccagaaaatccacaacaactatcctTAGTATGTTCGCCTGTGATTTGAAAAATTGGGGCGTTGCAGTGATTCTAATCCCTCCTCCGGTCTCATGTCCAAAGCAGAGCGGGAAGTCTCCTATTCAGACTATATAACAGTGAAATCTTACAGAACTGCTTTTCCAGCACTTGCCCCACAGAAAAATGGGCATTTGTTGATAGACACTGTGGGCACTGTCAGAACATCTCTGCTGCTGTTAGTGTCTGCCTTCACCTAAATCTAACCCCTGCGCTTTTCTTACATGCTGCCCTTTATCTGTGTAGTCCTAACAAAATGAATGTATGGAGGGGGAATACAAAACACTGCATTTTTGGGAACAAATGCTGGCAGTATAATTCATGAAATCTCCATGTTATATATGCAATGAGTTGTGTTTGACTGCGCTGCTTTGCTAAAGGTGGTACATTCTACAGGGTGGTTGGATACAACCCGTTGGAGCTctgtcaggagaaaaaaaaaaggttgtaaaaGCGTGGCATAGAAATAATTTCTGCTGAAATCTGTGAGGCACTTTAGAGAATGCAAGGTGTATCAGTTGTGACTGAGAGTTTGTCTCAACTTAATCACAACGGGTTGGCCAGTGAAATGATTTTTCTGTAGTTTCTCTGAACTTTGGTAGAAGATTCATCGTCTTTTGATCTAAAATCAG from Eublepharis macularius isolate TG4126 chromosome 2, MPM_Emac_v1.0, whole genome shotgun sequence harbors:
- the CNIH1 gene encoding protein cornichon homolog 1 produces the protein MAFTFAAFCYMLALLLTAALIFFAIWHIIAFDELKTDYKNPIDQCNTLNPLVLPEYLIHAFFCVMFLCATEWLTLSLNMPLLGYHIWRYMSRPVMSGPGLYDPTTIMNADILAYCQKEGWCKLAFYLLSFFYYLYGMIYVLVSS